A stretch of Paludisphaera borealis DNA encodes these proteins:
- a CDS encoding acyl-CoA thioesterase, with the protein MADSSSLVAETVTHRLVLPRDANHHGTLYAGALLSLALEAGYATAYQAAGLNANLVLKRVLDLRCYEPVPIGRVIRILGRQIHRGSAQIVVGLWGAPLDGNTSPWMDGVMQFVHVDPLGRPEPLTEEPETEVDPLDPPWTQLRERTRKLLHIRQ; encoded by the coding sequence ATGGCTGATTCGTCTTCGCTCGTCGCCGAGACCGTGACCCATCGTCTCGTCTTGCCTCGCGACGCCAACCACCACGGCACTCTCTATGCCGGCGCGCTCCTGTCGCTCGCCCTCGAGGCCGGCTACGCCACGGCCTATCAGGCCGCCGGCCTCAATGCCAACCTGGTCCTCAAACGCGTCCTCGACCTTCGATGCTATGAGCCGGTCCCCATCGGCCGCGTCATCCGGATCCTCGGCCGCCAGATCCATCGCGGCAGCGCCCAGATCGTGGTCGGACTCTGGGGAGCCCCCCTCGACGGCAACACCTCGCCGTGGATGGACGGCGTCATGCAATTCGTCCATGTCGATCCTCTCGGCCGCCCGGAACCGTTGACGGAAGAACCCGAAACCGAAGTCGACCCGCTCGATCCCCCCTGGACCCAATTGCGCGAGCGGACACGCAAGCTCCTGCACATCCGCCAGTAA
- a CDS encoding phytoene desaturase family protein: MLDVVVIGAGMGGLAAASLAQRAGLRTVLLESHSRLGGSAGYFQRGPYTFDAGATALMGLDAGEPLRAMLDLLGVEFESVPTASYRVHLPDRTLDIVADAAVFERNTTRAFGEGNSSAARQRAFWRLQAAVGGALFRASSQVPRLPVRALGDLAHDACILGFRGVLAASTSILTVLDVLRLLGLSNDVPFRTLIAMLLQDTAQAGPETVPFANAAACLQAYRLGMRRPVGGMRSLVEGIGQRFAAFGGDLRVSTIVDRVDALEHGFEVTTRRRERLRARQVIFNVPLDLASRLLRRSLQGRLGGRERRSRAAWSAFTGYVAIKRAAISDAGPLFHQVLQAYGRPIQDGNNVLISLSSPSDTGYGPSEVRVATMSTHTRPSDWQGLDRVAYEAKKAEYEGRLLAALSMALPDAPASLQHAEFASPRSFQRYTRRTAGAVGGPPVSRANSNFMAVGSDVFGPGLWVVGDSVFPGQGTMAVVLSAVRVVERITGRSWGSLRASPMPGQEACFGLPDLLPHP, encoded by the coding sequence GTGCTCGACGTCGTGGTGATCGGGGCCGGGATGGGAGGCTTGGCTGCCGCTTCGCTGGCTCAGAGGGCGGGATTGCGGACGGTCTTGTTGGAGTCGCACTCCAGGCTGGGAGGCAGCGCCGGGTACTTTCAGCGGGGGCCGTACACCTTCGACGCGGGAGCGACTGCGCTCATGGGGCTCGACGCGGGCGAGCCCCTGCGCGCGATGCTTGACCTACTGGGCGTCGAATTCGAGAGCGTCCCGACGGCCAGCTATCGAGTCCATCTGCCGGACCGCACGTTGGACATCGTCGCCGACGCAGCCGTGTTCGAACGGAATACAACCCGCGCCTTCGGCGAGGGGAACTCCTCGGCGGCTCGCCAGCGGGCTTTCTGGAGGTTGCAGGCGGCGGTCGGCGGTGCTTTGTTTCGGGCGTCGTCGCAAGTGCCGAGACTGCCGGTGCGGGCATTGGGCGATCTGGCCCACGATGCGTGCATTCTCGGGTTTCGAGGCGTCCTCGCTGCGTCGACGTCGATCCTGACGGTCCTCGACGTGCTTCGGCTGCTCGGGCTGTCTAACGACGTTCCATTCCGGACGCTGATCGCGATGCTCTTGCAAGACACTGCACAGGCCGGTCCCGAGACGGTGCCGTTCGCCAACGCGGCGGCGTGCCTCCAGGCGTACCGCCTGGGGATGCGGCGGCCCGTCGGCGGCATGCGGAGCCTTGTCGAAGGGATCGGCCAGCGGTTCGCCGCCTTTGGCGGCGACCTTCGAGTCTCAACCATTGTCGATCGGGTCGACGCCTTGGAGCATGGCTTCGAGGTCACTACTCGGCGTCGCGAGCGGCTGCGGGCTCGGCAGGTGATCTTCAACGTTCCGCTCGACCTCGCTTCCAGGCTTCTCAGACGGTCGCTACAAGGCCGGCTCGGTGGGCGTGAGAGGCGGTCGCGGGCGGCTTGGAGCGCGTTCACGGGGTACGTCGCGATCAAACGCGCCGCAATCTCCGACGCGGGGCCCCTGTTTCATCAGGTCCTGCAAGCCTATGGCCGTCCAATTCAAGACGGCAACAACGTCCTGATTTCACTTTCTAGCCCCAGTGACACGGGGTACGGTCCAAGCGAGGTTCGGGTCGCGACGATGTCCACGCACACGCGCCCCAGCGACTGGCAGGGACTCGACCGAGTGGCCTACGAGGCAAAGAAGGCCGAATATGAAGGCCGGCTTCTGGCCGCACTGTCGATGGCGCTTCCTGACGCTCCGGCGAGCCTTCAGCACGCGGAATTCGCCTCGCCTCGGAGTTTTCAGAGGTACACGCGAAGGACGGCCGGCGCAGTGGGCGGTCCTCCGGTGTCGCGTGCTAACAGCAATTTCATGGCTGTCGGCTCCGACGTCTTCGGGCCCGGCCTCTGGGTCGTCGGGGATTCGGTTTTTCCAGGGCAGGGAACGATGGCCGTCGTCCTCTCGGCCGTCCGAGTAGTCGAGCGGATCACCGGGCGGTCGTGGGGGTCGCTGCGAGCCTCGCCCATGCCTGGTCAAGAGGCGTGTTTCGGCCTTCCCGACTTGCTGCCGCATCCGTAG
- a CDS encoding RING finger protein, which produces MELFVLVVIVLIVYGVIRFLAVVGAWSTGARYRAFRQLAARFGGRYESRGLSDPPTVSFPHGENSVRVGLAPTVPGQASIPRTRVVVRFHRGIPFRLELAPVARPSPTQPPKGTRRVRVGDLEFDAGFVVQANDEEMARDFLNPAVRWSIDALQRLVHPGGLLVSISPERLLVQIDRNLSNNRDALFMAVSETLLIQDGLLQGVRRRITEGVTIVAGEPDPDAGPPSCKVCGETIDNGPVIVCSTCNTPHHRECWEFAGACSIYGCGSKSGRPKHAS; this is translated from the coding sequence ATGGAACTGTTCGTCCTCGTCGTGATTGTGCTGATCGTCTACGGGGTCATCCGGTTCCTGGCCGTGGTGGGCGCCTGGTCCACGGGCGCCCGCTACCGGGCGTTCCGCCAGCTTGCCGCCCGGTTCGGCGGCCGTTACGAGAGTCGAGGGCTTTCCGACCCTCCCACAGTGAGCTTCCCGCACGGCGAGAACTCGGTCCGAGTCGGGCTGGCGCCGACGGTCCCCGGCCAGGCGTCGATCCCGCGCACCCGGGTCGTCGTCCGGTTCCATCGCGGCATCCCGTTCCGGCTCGAACTCGCCCCCGTGGCGCGCCCGTCGCCGACGCAGCCCCCCAAGGGGACCCGGCGGGTCCGGGTCGGCGACCTCGAATTCGACGCCGGTTTCGTCGTTCAGGCGAACGACGAGGAAATGGCCCGCGACTTCCTCAACCCCGCCGTCCGCTGGTCGATCGACGCCCTTCAGCGTCTCGTCCATCCCGGCGGCCTGCTCGTCTCGATCAGCCCCGAGCGGCTCCTGGTCCAGATCGACCGCAACCTGAGCAACAACCGCGACGCCCTTTTCATGGCAGTGTCGGAGACCCTGCTCATCCAGGACGGCCTGCTGCAGGGCGTCCGCCGACGGATAACCGAGGGCGTCACGATCGTCGCCGGCGAGCCCGACCCCGACGCCGGCCCCCCCTCGTGCAAGGTCTGCGGCGAGACGATCGATAACGGCCCCGTCATCGTCTGCTCGACCTGCAACACCCCCCACCATCGCGAATGCTGGGAATTCGCCGGCGCCTGCTCCATCTACGGATGCGGCAGCAAGTCGGGAAGGCCGAAACACGCCTCTTGA
- a CDS encoding sigma-54-dependent transcriptional regulator, translating to MSKFRILIVCPDAAGLALLTSMLKSLGHDIEEAANDRVAVRQMERSPVNLVLASVDPGDGDCLELLTYVRRKHSEAPVVLMFPRLHPDRAKEALRQGAMAVLKYPVPAAELRAAVLQALEQCESKPTLQSTNGVAHSAHDPAAGPRPMTQATTTASSAPPLTVVGPPSSASSSSPPPSPQAGASSHGAGSARDGLVGTDPSLKQIVVLAGALSTGNSTVLLVGEPGTGKSELAHYLHLGSGQNDRPFVTLHAAELADPASLGEHGTSAMAPRNLSLEWTTKLAQAAGGTLYIEEVGSLAPELQLQLLRELQLHDMEAAAGHSGGFNRALARLVLSTSETLASLVEQGKFRQDLYHRISPICLMVPPLRHRGADVELLAEHFRARFTQQFGRHVIGFSRDALDVLVRHDWPGNVRELQGVIQRAVALCNAPRITAAHLTPIINPHRGNRGPTANAAPRPHLEMGIRPLKEALEEPEKRIIIHALQALNWNRQETARVLDINRTTLYKKMKKYGLLVDEPMWVN from the coding sequence ATGAGTAAGTTCCGAATCCTCATCGTCTGCCCCGACGCCGCGGGGCTCGCCCTGCTGACTTCGATGTTGAAGTCGCTGGGTCACGACATCGAAGAAGCCGCTAACGACCGGGTGGCGGTCCGACAGATGGAGCGCAGCCCGGTGAACCTCGTGCTAGCCAGCGTCGACCCCGGCGACGGCGACTGCCTGGAACTGTTAACCTACGTGCGACGCAAGCACTCCGAGGCGCCGGTCGTGCTGATGTTCCCCCGACTCCATCCCGATCGCGCCAAGGAGGCGTTGCGGCAGGGGGCGATGGCGGTTTTGAAGTACCCGGTGCCGGCGGCCGAGCTTCGCGCGGCGGTCCTCCAGGCGCTTGAACAGTGCGAGAGCAAGCCGACCTTGCAGTCGACCAACGGCGTCGCTCATTCGGCCCACGATCCGGCCGCCGGCCCTCGACCCATGACCCAGGCGACGACCACGGCCTCGTCGGCGCCGCCCTTGACGGTCGTCGGCCCGCCTTCCTCCGCGTCATCGTCGTCCCCCCCGCCGTCGCCGCAGGCCGGGGCGTCTTCGCACGGCGCCGGCTCGGCTCGTGACGGCCTGGTCGGAACCGATCCCAGCCTGAAGCAGATCGTGGTGCTGGCCGGCGCGTTGTCGACGGGGAACTCGACGGTCCTACTCGTGGGAGAGCCTGGGACCGGCAAGTCCGAGCTGGCTCACTACCTGCATCTGGGCTCCGGCCAGAACGACCGCCCGTTCGTGACCCTGCACGCCGCCGAATTGGCCGATCCTGCGTCGCTCGGCGAGCACGGTACGTCCGCGATGGCGCCGCGCAACCTGAGCCTCGAATGGACGACCAAGCTGGCGCAGGCGGCGGGCGGCACGCTCTACATCGAGGAGGTGGGGAGCCTTGCCCCGGAGCTTCAGCTCCAGCTCCTCCGCGAGCTTCAGCTCCACGACATGGAAGCCGCCGCCGGCCATTCCGGCGGCTTCAACCGGGCCCTCGCGCGGCTCGTGCTCTCAACCAGCGAGACGCTCGCGAGCCTTGTGGAACAAGGCAAGTTCCGCCAGGACCTCTACCACCGGATCAGCCCGATCTGCCTGATGGTCCCCCCGCTAAGGCATCGAGGGGCCGACGTCGAGCTGCTCGCCGAGCACTTCCGGGCCCGGTTCACCCAGCAGTTCGGCCGCCACGTCATCGGCTTCAGCCGCGACGCCCTCGACGTTCTCGTGCGGCACGACTGGCCGGGCAACGTCCGCGAGCTGCAAGGCGTGATCCAGCGGGCCGTCGCCCTCTGCAACGCCCCCCGGATCACCGCCGCGCACCTGACGCCCATCATCAACCCCCACCGCGGCAACCGAGGCCCGACAGCAAACGCCGCTCCGCGCCCGCACCTGGAGATGGGCATCCGCCCGCTGAAAGAAGCCCTGGAAGAACCCGAGAAGCGGATCATCATCCACGCCCTCCAGGCCCTCAACTGGAACCGTCAGGAGACGGCCCGCGTCCTCGACATCAACCGCACGACGTTATATAAGAAGATGAAGAAGTACGGGTTGCTGGTCGACGAGCCGATGTGGGTCAACTGA
- a CDS encoding succinate CoA transferase, which yields MGHDFPKLTAEEAAELIPNGAMVGVSGFTPAGSPKAVPSALAKRARALHDAGEEFQIRLLSGASTGEACDDALAEAHAVSWRAPYLTSAPMRKLANTGRLDFIDMHLSHVAQMVAGGILGPMDVAIVEATEITREGRVYLTTAIGNSPTFLQKADRVIIELNSYHAPRIRELADVVVLPAPPNRAPILINDPLDRIGKQYAEVAPRKVVGVVHTHEPDGGRGFAPPDLVSRRIAKHVSRFLIDEIASGRIPPEFLPLQSGVGNVCNAVLAGLADSPGFPKFKVYTEVLQDAMLDLIADGSILGASTCSLTLTNEKLRFLYDHFDDFADRIVLRPQEISNSPEVARRLGIVAINTAIEVDVYGHVNSTHFYGTQIMNGLGGSGDFERNAYLSIFMCPSVAKGGRVSTIVPMCSHVDHSEHSVQVVATEHGLADLRGLAPHARARRIIDRCAHPAYRDYLRRYLESAPLGHLRHDLRRCFELHNNFLEGGVMLPDLDLKQFEEPEAAGA from the coding sequence ATGGGACATGACTTTCCGAAGCTCACCGCCGAGGAAGCGGCCGAGTTGATCCCGAACGGGGCGATGGTGGGGGTCAGCGGGTTCACGCCGGCGGGGTCGCCCAAGGCCGTCCCCTCGGCCCTGGCGAAGCGGGCCCGGGCGCTCCACGATGCGGGCGAGGAGTTCCAGATCCGGCTGCTCAGCGGCGCATCGACGGGCGAAGCCTGCGACGACGCCCTGGCCGAGGCCCACGCGGTGAGCTGGCGAGCCCCCTACCTGACTTCGGCCCCGATGCGCAAGCTGGCGAACACCGGCCGGCTCGACTTCATCGACATGCACCTGTCGCACGTGGCCCAGATGGTCGCCGGCGGTATTCTCGGGCCCATGGACGTCGCAATCGTCGAGGCCACCGAGATCACCCGCGAGGGCCGGGTCTACCTGACGACCGCGATCGGCAACTCGCCCACCTTCCTCCAGAAGGCCGACCGGGTCATCATCGAGCTCAACTCGTACCACGCGCCGAGGATTCGCGAGCTGGCCGACGTCGTGGTCCTGCCGGCCCCCCCGAACCGAGCGCCGATCCTGATCAACGACCCACTCGACCGGATCGGCAAGCAATACGCCGAAGTCGCCCCACGCAAGGTCGTCGGCGTCGTCCACACCCACGAGCCGGACGGAGGCCGCGGCTTCGCCCCCCCCGACCTCGTCAGCCGGCGGATCGCGAAGCACGTCTCGCGGTTCCTGATCGACGAGATCGCGTCGGGCCGGATTCCTCCCGAGTTTCTGCCGCTGCAAAGCGGCGTCGGCAACGTCTGCAACGCGGTGCTCGCCGGCCTGGCGGACAGCCCCGGGTTCCCGAAGTTCAAGGTCTACACCGAGGTGCTCCAGGACGCCATGCTCGACCTGATCGCCGACGGCTCGATCCTCGGCGCCAGCACCTGCTCGCTGACCCTCACCAACGAGAAGCTCCGCTTCCTCTACGATCACTTCGACGACTTCGCCGACCGGATCGTCCTCCGCCCCCAGGAGATCTCCAACAGCCCCGAAGTCGCGCGGCGGCTGGGGATCGTCGCCATCAACACGGCGATCGAGGTCGACGTCTACGGCCACGTCAACTCGACGCATTTCTACGGCACGCAGATCATGAACGGACTGGGGGGGAGCGGCGACTTCGAGCGCAACGCCTATCTATCGATCTTCATGTGCCCATCCGTCGCCAAGGGGGGGCGGGTCTCGACGATCGTGCCGATGTGCTCGCACGTCGACCACAGCGAACACTCGGTGCAGGTCGTGGCGACCGAACACGGCCTGGCCGACCTTCGGGGCCTCGCGCCGCACGCCCGCGCCCGGCGGATCATCGACCGGTGCGCCCACCCGGCCTACCGCGACTACCTCCGCCGCTATCTCGAATCGGCCCCGTTGGGCCACCTGCGGCACGACCTGAGACGTTGCTTCGAGCTGCACAACAACTTCCTCGAAGGGGGCGTCATGCTCCCCGACCTCGACCTGAAACAGTTCGAGGAGCCTGAGGCGGCGGGCGCCTAG
- a CDS encoding Rieske (2Fe-2S) protein produces the protein MPKFVKLATLGDLPVGGAKEVEFDGRVYALFNVEGAISAIDGICPHQGGPLADGQLEGCFVACPWHGWEFNVQTGATPLGPRIKVDVFEVKIEGDDVLVLVP, from the coding sequence ATGCCGAAATTCGTGAAACTTGCCACGTTGGGGGACCTTCCCGTCGGCGGCGCGAAGGAAGTCGAGTTCGATGGCCGGGTGTACGCCTTGTTCAACGTCGAAGGCGCGATCTCGGCGATCGACGGCATCTGCCCGCACCAGGGGGGGCCGTTGGCCGACGGTCAACTTGAAGGATGCTTCGTCGCTTGCCCCTGGCACGGCTGGGAATTCAACGTCCAGACCGGCGCGACCCCGCTCGGCCCCCGCATCAAGGTGGACGTGTTCGAGGTCAAAATCGAGGGCGACGACGTCCTCGTCCTGGTCCCCTGA
- a CDS encoding tyrosine recombinase XerC: MRASVQSFLNHLRVERQSSAHTLRSYEDDLAVFERFLKDTFGDAMDPAALDAQRLRRYSAWLTGQGYAASTVARRLASLRSYFRFLRRSGDVQADPAAGLRNPKQPKRLPKLLRIEDVVQLLDAIPLDTSLGVRDRAMFETLYGGGLRVGELVGLDVGDLDVEQELMRVRGKGRRERLSPIGAMAVYWIRRYLTSRVARDVSVRALFLNRYGDRLTSRSVGRLLEEHLARAGLHGDASPHTLRHSFATHLLDRGADLRSVQELLGHRNLTTTQIYTHVTRERILDIYHEAHPRA; encoded by the coding sequence TTGCGTGCCTCGGTTCAGTCGTTTTTGAATCATTTGCGAGTCGAGCGGCAGTCGTCCGCGCACACGTTGCGCTCGTACGAAGACGATCTGGCGGTCTTCGAGCGATTCCTGAAGGACACGTTCGGCGACGCCATGGATCCGGCGGCGCTTGACGCGCAGCGGTTGCGGCGTTATTCCGCCTGGCTGACCGGCCAGGGGTACGCGGCTTCGACCGTGGCGCGGCGGTTGGCGAGCCTTCGGTCGTATTTTCGATTCCTGAGGCGGAGCGGCGACGTTCAGGCCGATCCGGCGGCCGGGCTCCGCAATCCCAAGCAGCCCAAGCGGCTGCCCAAGCTGCTCCGGATCGAGGACGTGGTCCAGTTGCTCGACGCCATCCCGCTGGATACGTCCCTGGGAGTGCGCGACCGGGCGATGTTCGAGACGTTGTACGGCGGCGGTCTGCGGGTCGGCGAACTCGTCGGCCTCGACGTCGGCGACCTCGACGTCGAGCAAGAGCTGATGCGGGTTCGGGGCAAGGGGCGTCGCGAGCGACTCAGCCCGATCGGCGCGATGGCCGTCTACTGGATCCGGCGGTACCTGACGTCGCGGGTCGCGCGCGACGTCTCGGTGCGCGCCTTGTTCCTCAACCGCTATGGAGACCGACTCACCAGCCGCAGCGTGGGACGGCTGCTGGAGGAGCATCTCGCCCGGGCGGGGCTTCACGGCGACGCCAGCCCGCACACGCTCCGCCACAGCTTCGCCACGCACCTGCTCGACCGCGGCGCCGATCTCCGGAGCGTTCAGGAGCTGCTCGGGCACCGCAACCTCACCACGACCCAGATCTACACCCATGTCACGCGGGAGCGAATTTTGGATATCTATCATGAAGCCCATCCACGAGCGTAG
- a CDS encoding GNAT family N-acetyltransferase, protein MIHFRPFRNSDPPALVKLWNQAVPEHSCVRPLLVHELDDHAFGSVFFDRDGLIVAERDGRPVGFVHAGFGPDQPVGEHPFALTPEMGVVAMVAAEPGPDAQATAESLIVEAERYLRSRGAQVLYGGGQFPLNPFYWGLYGGSEASGVPSSHTQFSSALSALGYEPISTTVHLHYDLDQEESRDPRAPLLRRQAAVEFVEDPVPSNWWENIALSDFHLTHVRLESRTEGVEIARAHTWDMTWFGRGDGHTRIGVYGVEVAPAHRGKGYGRFLVAEILRHAREDSFERAEVQTLADNQPALTLYQSLGFEPVEQSTVFRLPAPFPDRSRPHEPHRLD, encoded by the coding sequence GTGATCCACTTTCGCCCGTTTCGCAACTCTGATCCCCCCGCGCTCGTGAAACTCTGGAACCAAGCGGTCCCCGAGCACTCGTGCGTCCGGCCGTTGCTCGTCCACGAACTGGACGACCACGCGTTCGGGTCGGTGTTCTTCGACCGCGACGGCCTGATCGTCGCCGAGCGCGACGGCCGGCCCGTCGGCTTCGTCCACGCCGGCTTCGGCCCCGACCAGCCCGTGGGCGAGCATCCGTTCGCGCTGACGCCCGAGATGGGGGTCGTCGCCATGGTGGCCGCCGAGCCGGGCCCGGACGCGCAGGCGACCGCCGAGAGCCTGATCGTCGAAGCCGAACGCTACCTCCGAAGCCGGGGCGCCCAGGTGCTTTACGGCGGGGGGCAGTTCCCGCTCAACCCGTTCTACTGGGGTCTGTACGGCGGCAGCGAGGCTTCGGGCGTGCCATCGAGCCACACCCAGTTCTCAAGCGCCCTGAGCGCGCTGGGCTACGAGCCGATCAGCACGACGGTCCACCTGCATTACGACCTCGACCAGGAGGAGAGCCGCGACCCCCGCGCCCCGCTCCTTCGCCGCCAGGCGGCCGTCGAGTTCGTCGAGGACCCGGTCCCATCGAACTGGTGGGAGAACATCGCCTTGAGTGACTTCCACCTGACCCATGTCCGGCTCGAATCGCGGACCGAGGGGGTCGAGATCGCCCGCGCCCACACCTGGGACATGACCTGGTTCGGCCGGGGCGACGGCCACACGCGGATCGGCGTCTACGGAGTCGAGGTGGCTCCCGCCCATCGCGGCAAGGGCTACGGCCGATTCCTCGTCGCAGAGATCCTCCGCCACGCCCGCGAGGACAGCTTCGAACGTGCCGAGGTCCAGACCCTCGCCGACAACCAGCCCGCCCTGACCCTCTACCAATCCCTCGGCTTCGAGCCCGTCGAGCAATCCACCGTTTTCCGCCTCCCCGCCCCCTTCCCCGACCGATCCCGGCCCCACGAACCCCACCGACTCGACTGA
- the ilvB gene encoding biosynthetic-type acetolactate synthase large subunit has protein sequence MSAIENCKVQTAARPTTGADVLVESLARHGVDVVFAYPGGASMPMHQALTRYRDRIRTILPRHEQGGIFAAEGFARASGRPGVVMATSGPGALNLVTGLADAKMDSIPLIAITGQVPTHVIGTDAFQETPTVEVCRAICKHAYLVQNARDIARIMKEAFYLATTGRPGPVLIDMPKDIQNTIVANPDYDVEMDLPGYVLPPEPTPAKIREVLAAIKESQRPIIYCGGGVLASNAGDELREFASKAGIPVAMTVHGLGSMPSDHYLSLDMLGMHGTVYANLAVSQADLLLAFGVRFDDRVTGKLSEFAKHGKIVHVDIDASEINKNKLAHIPVHSDVKSFLKAINPQVVSGDYGAWRHQIDEWRASDPMTYDQRDDVILPQYVLDEFSKLTKGEFIMSTGVGQHQMWAAQWTKFNRLRSWITSGGLGSMGYGLPAAMGAQAAFPDALVVDIDGDGSFLMNIQELATVFCEDLPVKVIVLNNQHLGMVVQWEDRFHQGNRAHTYLGPIHHPEAIGQGAGEQPDELYPDFIQIAKGFGVKARQIRRKEEVGEALLEMINHKGPYVLDVLVPYQEHVLPMIPSGGTVRDVIKT, from the coding sequence GTGTCCGCCATCGAAAATTGCAAGGTTCAGACTGCTGCAAGGCCCACCACCGGGGCCGACGTCCTGGTTGAATCGCTGGCGAGGCACGGGGTCGACGTCGTATTCGCCTATCCGGGCGGGGCGAGCATGCCCATGCACCAGGCGCTCACCCGCTACCGCGACCGCATCCGGACGATCCTGCCGCGCCATGAGCAAGGCGGCATCTTCGCGGCCGAGGGCTTCGCTCGGGCCAGCGGCCGGCCCGGCGTCGTGATGGCGACGTCCGGCCCGGGGGCGTTGAATCTGGTGACCGGCCTGGCCGACGCCAAGATGGACTCGATCCCGCTGATCGCCATCACCGGCCAGGTCCCGACGCACGTGATCGGCACCGACGCGTTCCAGGAGACGCCGACGGTCGAGGTCTGTCGGGCGATCTGCAAGCACGCCTACCTGGTGCAGAACGCCCGCGACATCGCCCGGATCATGAAGGAGGCGTTCTACCTCGCGACCACCGGCAGGCCGGGGCCGGTCCTGATCGACATGCCCAAGGACATCCAGAACACGATCGTCGCGAACCCCGACTACGACGTGGAGATGGACCTGCCCGGCTACGTCCTGCCCCCGGAGCCGACTCCCGCGAAGATCCGCGAAGTGCTGGCGGCGATCAAGGAGAGTCAGAGGCCGATCATCTATTGCGGCGGCGGCGTCCTGGCGTCGAACGCCGGCGACGAGCTTCGGGAGTTCGCCTCCAAGGCGGGCATTCCCGTGGCCATGACCGTCCACGGCCTGGGCTCGATGCCGAGCGACCATTACCTGTCGCTCGACATGCTCGGCATGCACGGCACCGTCTACGCCAACCTGGCCGTCAGCCAGGCCGACCTGCTGCTGGCCTTCGGCGTCCGGTTCGACGACCGCGTGACCGGCAAGCTCAGCGAGTTCGCCAAACACGGCAAGATCGTCCATGTCGACATCGACGCCTCGGAGATCAACAAGAACAAGCTCGCCCACATCCCGGTGCACTCCGACGTCAAGTCGTTCCTCAAGGCGATCAACCCGCAGGTCGTCAGCGGCGACTACGGGGCGTGGCGGCATCAGATCGACGAGTGGCGCGCCAGCGACCCGATGACCTATGACCAGCGCGACGACGTGATTCTGCCTCAATACGTCCTCGACGAGTTCTCCAAGCTGACCAAGGGCGAGTTCATCATGTCGACGGGGGTCGGCCAGCACCAGATGTGGGCCGCCCAGTGGACGAAGTTCAATCGTCTGCGGTCGTGGATCACCTCGGGGGGGCTGGGCTCGATGGGCTACGGCCTGCCCGCGGCCATGGGCGCCCAGGCGGCGTTCCCCGACGCGCTCGTCGTCGACATCGACGGCGACGGCAGCTTCTTGATGAACATCCAGGAGCTGGCCACGGTCTTCTGCGAGGACCTGCCCGTCAAGGTGATCGTCCTCAACAACCAGCACCTGGGGATGGTCGTCCAGTGGGAGGACCGATTCCACCAGGGCAACCGGGCCCACACCTACCTGGGACCGATCCACCATCCCGAGGCCATCGGCCAGGGGGCCGGCGAGCAGCCCGACGAACTTTATCCCGACTTCATCCAGATCGCCAAGGGGTTCGGGGTCAAGGCTCGCCAGATCCGCCGCAAGGAAGAGGTCGGCGAAGCGCTCCTGGAGATGATCAACCACAAGGGCCCGTACGTCCTTGACGTCCTGGTCCCGTACCAGGAGCACGTCCTGCCGATGATCCCCTCGGGCGGCACTGTGCGCGATGTCATCAAGACCTGA